The Candidatus Hamiltonella defensa 5AT (Acyrthosiphon pisum) DNA window TCATTAGGTTGAATGCCGGTGCAAACAGCCCCTTTTCGTCGGGGTATCACAGGGCTCTTTCCACTATCCCGGATTAATTTTCTGACATCAAAAAAGTCAACTCCCTTATCAGCGATGATGTAGCTCACCTTCCTCCCATTTCCCTTTATCCACAGCTCAGTAAAGGCTTTCATATCGGAGCGCTGTCCTTCAGATAGACAGGCACTCCGGAGAAAGCGGCCTGAAAGACCCACGTGAATTTGAGTGCTCACGCCTTTTCGGCCGCGCCCTATCGATTGAGGTCCCTTTTTTTAAGGCTTCCTGAGCCGTGTCGGTGGATGGCGACCGTCGTACTGTCTACCCATGTACAGTCCATTTTGATTTTCTTTTTTTGTTGTAAACGATAAAGCAAGTTCCAGAACAAGCCATTTTCACTCCATCTTTTAAAGCGCATATAAATCGTATGCCAATGACCGTATAAATCAGGTACATCACGCCAAGGGATACCCGTTCTCAATACGTACAAAACAGCTGAAAAAAACTGATAATGACTGATGCTTGCAGGTCTACCTGGACGTTTATCATATTTTATAATATGAGGTTCGATTATTTTTATAAAATCACACTCTTTGAGCGGATAGTGCCTGTTTTTCATTTCTTTATCCCCCTAAAAAACAGAGAATATCTTAACATTAACTTTGTTAACAGTGCCATATTAGGGTGGGCCCTGGCAGGACATAGGCGGACTGAGCTCTGTTTAGCGGCTTTACAAATGGCGTATTGGCGTAGAAAGCCCGATAAGGGGCTCATTTACCACTCAGATAGAGGCAGTCAGTACACCAGTAGCGAATACGGGCAACACCTGTCGGTCATCGGGATGCGGGCAAGCCACAGTGACAAGGGCAGTGCTGGGATAATGCCCCTACTGAGCGCTTCTTCCGCACTCTGAAATATGAATATTGACACTACGAAGCCCTTAAAGACCCCCATGATTCCAAGCTCGGTGTGCTGGACTATTTGGCTTGTTACAATAGTAAACGTCCCCACAGTGTACTCGGATATCTTTCTCCGATGGAGTTTGAGCGAATACCATTCATCAATGTGTCTTAAAAATTTGTCCGGGTTTACTTGACCATTACACTGTTTTCAAGTTTGTGGCCCAATACGGTCGCATTGATTATGTTGCCAGCAACATGAGTGAGACAACCCGTGACAAAGTGACTGTGGTCATAGAGGCCGGCTGGTCTGTTGAAATTTATTATCGGGAAGTCAAGCAGACTTGTGGAATAGAACGCTGTCAGGCCCGCACGAGTCGAACGCAAAACAATCACATTTTTTTAGCCATATCCGCTTGGTTTGAGCAATATAAGCGGCGCGTATCTCAAAAAATGTCCTTTTATCTTATCAGCAAAAATGGCAGTGGATTAAAACCGTGATTTCTGATTACATGAGATCCTTACTCTCTTTGCCTCACTAAATCACTGCGAAACTCGTGGTTAAGTAAACCACGAACTTCATCTGCTATTTTTGTCCCCCTCAAGGCACAAGCGGATTTAACCGCTTTATGTAAACTTTCAGGAATATCGATAGTCAGTCTTTTCATTTTTTCTGGCACTTTTTTCGTTTCTTCAATAGCTCGAGTCTCAACCCATGAATCAATATCAGGTCTATCTGGTTTAACGCCAAAAATTATTTTTTTATTACTCATGATGGCAACTCCAAAATTTCATCGACCAAAGCAGATATTTCCTTTGCAGCACTACTATGAGGTTCTAATTCAAAAACAGCTTTTCCAGCTGCCGCTGATTCAGCAAAAATAACCCTTTGAGTGACAGTTGAGTGAAGAACATCTGTTGAATAGGTCGCTAACGCATCACACACGTCACGCCCAATGGCCGTATTTGCGATTTTGCGATTAACAACAAATACGGATTTAATGTTTTCTTTATAAATTTTAGCTTCATTGATAAGAGCAATGACTTCCTGCGCAGCCCACACATCATATGGACTGGGCTGAACAGGTATAATAACCATGTCTGCCGCCATAATCGCAGAACGAGCAAGCTCGGTAACACGAGGAGGGCCATCAATAATGATGTGTTCGTAGTCCTCTGCAAATTTCCTGATTTCCTTATGCAGAGTGGCTCTCGGTAAACCGACAACGGTAAAAAGGGATTCTTCATCTCTAGCAGCGGCCCAATCCAAAGAACTTCCTTGAGGATCAGCATCCAAAAGAAGAGTTCTTTTACCATTTAAGGAGAGCTGAGCCGCAATATTAATACTTAACGTGGTTTTACCCACCCCCCCTTTCTGGTTCAAAACTGAGATAATCATAATTGATACCCTTTACGATAAATCTTAAAATCGCAATTCATTAAAGTAGTATTTGCGATTTAATTTTTACAAAAAATAAAACATGAGTCAAGAAAAACAGAAATACGACTATCTGTTTTTACGATAATATAAGTTGGTAAGATATCTAATTAAAGTTGAAAATTCGAGTCAATGAGTTGAATTTAGACTAGCCATAAAAGCTAATTGGCTAAAATTAAGGCCTTTTACCCAGATTTTTGTTCCGGCCGTTCTATTTCTTTGGCCGCTTAAAAACCGCCCGCCTCTTTTAACTTGAATACAATGCCCCCTCTTTTTTTCATCAAATTGAATGAATAACGCATCAGTCAAAATCAATTCTCAGGTTATCTACTGATGTTTTCATGGCTTCTATTTTGGTGAAATAAAAGATGAGCGGTTTTTTAATGTTTATCTTTCATTAATGGAATAAAAATTCCATAACAATTAAACTGAAAAAACACAAATCATTCCTCTAAAAAGCTCAATATAAAAATATTTAGGAGCTTAATATTATCTGAGACTGAACAGACAATCAAAAATTGCGGCCGTCTAACTACTGGAAAATTAATAATGATTTCTATAAAAAATTTCAAAAATTTTATACCAGATGTAGGTTTATTGAGTTTCCCTAAAACAGGAAAAAATCAAAAAAATACAACAAATCTTACTGATTTTACACGAATCATAAATTGCTTAAATACGATTAATTATGAAAATGTCACTGAATTAAAAACAAAAGGCAGTTATAAAAAGATAAAAGAATTATCATTCGACTTTTGCCAGAATGATTTTTTAGATAAGTTGATTAAATTGATCCCTGAGATAGGTGTAGTCCTTATAACTCAAGGTAACAAAGAAGAAGCTCGCGAATTCATCGAAGGATTATGCGTTAGCTTGTCTGCTCACTACATGATAGAAGAACACATGCATGGGCCAGGTGGGGGTAAAGCTTATATGAAGTGGTTAACAGAACTAGTTAATGCTTATGTCGATAATGAATCAAGAGATGTTAATGATATTAAAGGTATCCAAAAAAGATTACAGATAAGTTATCGCCGTCAGCTTCTGGGGCCAGTCATCAAAGATTTACTAAACTTGCAATATAGCAGTGACTTTTATTTTAATAATTATAATATAAAAAAGCGTCAAAATCAAGTAGATAAGGCAAAAGCGCTTTATGAGGAAACATTTAAAAAAAATGGCTTAGAATGGAAGCGTAATCGTAAAAACGATATATTTGAACCTGAAAAAATTGAGTATAAACATTTTATAGACTCCTTGAGACCGGATAAAGTGAATGAAAATATTTATCTGAGTTTTATGTCAACTGTTCATGCGATGTCTATCGTTGTGCATAAGCTGGAAGAAAATCAACATATATGGTCATTTTATGACCCGAATTTTGGGGCAAAAGCATTTGATAATTATTCGGATTTTCGTATATTTATGAATGAATATTATGATGATCTTAAGTCTTTTGAAAAAAAGACTACCCCTAAAATTTATATTAATAAATTTGATGGAGATAAAATCGAGAATTCGATTCATCATAACTGTCATCAACATCCAGCTGCTGGTGAACTACAATCTATTTTAGATATATTCATAGAAAATAAAGATAAAAATGAACCTAAATTATTTAAATTAACTAAAAATACCATCGGTCAAATTATGGCTTATGAGCTAAAATCCGATGATAATGGCCGTCAAATAATCAAATCACTCACTGTTAAAACGAAAAACAATAAGACAGAAAAAGTCGTCGATGTTGAGTTGATTAATGTTAACTCAGTTGATTTGTTTGATGTTCATGTTCATAAAGCATTAATAGCCAATATCAGTTCTATTGAAAACCTTAAAAGTGATGAGCGATTACTGCTCAACATGTCGAAATATTGGATGTCCAAGCATGTGATAATCCAGCGCATGGCAAGGTAAAAAATCATGTATCCACTACAGTTGTAATTAAATCAAACATGTGAAGAAATCCGCCTCTGATAATGATAAAGTTTCTCTATGGCTTAATTTTCTCGTCGCCAATATAACTCGTGCCATAAATCACACCTAGATTTTTTTACCACTCATTTAAATTAATCTCATTTTACGATAAATCTTAAAATCGTAATTAATTAAAGTAGTATTTACGATTAAAAGCATCTCAAATAAAAAACGAAGGACAAGAAACACAGAAAAACGTATTTCTGTATTTACTACAAAATGTTATGACAAATTCTATTCCACAGATAAAAGTATTTAAATTATTTTGAAGTTTAATATTTACGTAAAAAGTTATCGCCTAAGGGTATATCCTGATGAAATAATTAAAAAAGTGAATGAATGGTCATAATGACATAATCTATATGCGATATGTTTTATGAAATAACTTAAATGCGATAATAAGGTGAAAAAATGTTCATCAGAGCTTATTTAAGAGCATCAACGAAAGATCAATTTGCTGATTGAGCAAAAGAGATGCTGGAGTAATTTATTCAGGAACGCGGCCAGAGAATCGCCTGCTATTACAGGGAAAATGTCAGCGGCATAAAACTCGACAGACCGGAGCTAGGACGATTACTGATAGACAGTCATCGGAATGATATTTTACTGGTAGAAAAAATAGACCGCTTGACTCGACTGAGCAACACGGGATGACACTGAAAAAGCAGATTGAGCAACATGAGCTGCGAATTGTCAGCCTGGATGTCCCCACTTCATGGCAAGCCTTGTCTGATCTAGAAGCATCACCGAACGATCCGATCACCCGTGCCGTGATTGCCGATATGAACAATATGCTGATAGATCTGATGGCCGCAATGTCACATAAAAACTGGTTGAGCCCTCGATAGAGACAAAATCAAGGAATTGAGCGGGCACATATAAGTTGGGTAAATATCGAGGTAAGCAAGCTGGCGAAGAACGACACAAAAAAGTGTATATACTACAGACAGGTAAAAAACCAAGCATTAAAGAAACTGCTGAAGTGACTGACTATAGTTGCTCGCAGGTATGTCGAATAAAAAACCTATATCGATAAAAAAGTCTGCATTGGTTCTCTATTTCTCATCATTGGGATGTTAAGGCTATTTACACAAAAAAATTTACAGACTCTTGCCTAACGTGAGTTTTCGTTCCACTGAGCGTTAGATCCCTATTACTCCTGAAATTCAAGATTTACCTCGTCGAGGCGAAGGGACTTTCACAATGAATGCGCTGACCGTTGTGAATTAATGGTGACTGAGAAAAGCTGTACGGGCTATGGGGTCTTATAGCCTGCTACTGCTTGCTTCCCCCCTGATGACTCCAGATGCTAAATTATTTATGAGAGCTAACCCAGTTTTCAATGCTTAGGCCCACACGAGTATAAGAACAAAAATCATCAATATTGTTCGTTACAAGAGTAACATTCAACGATATTGCGTGAGCGGCGATCATTCTATCCAAGTTTGCTTTTCGATTTGGGAAAAAATGGGTTAACTCTCCATATTTATCTGCTTGTTTTATTCCAAATGGTTCTACATCCAAAACCGATAGTAAGTTCTCAACAGTATCTCTACCCTCTTTTTTAATTCCACAACACAGTTCAGCCCAAGTGATTGCACTAATTATGATTTCTCCCTTTCGATAATTATCGAATTTTTTCACAATTTCGGGGGGACATTTTTTAATGAGATAGATACAGATATTCGTATCTAACATGTACTTTTTCATGACCAGTCCCTTTTATTTTCCTCAAACTCAGGGCGCCTACCTATAAAGTTTTGATTTAAAGTATGTAATATTCGAGGTATATCGCCGAGAGTGCGTTCTTTCGGCTCTACGATAATACGATTACCTTCGCGATAAACAACTAACTCTGTTTGCGGCGGAAAAGCCATCTTAGCAGGGATACGTACAGCTTGTGAGTTTCCTGCACGAAATTGACGCGTATTAAATGTCGACATAAAAAGTTCCTTAATTCAGCACATAAAGTTATAACACGTTATTACGTTTTTTTATTATTGTCAATTTTATCTTTAAGGTGGGCAATTCATGGGGCAGACAAGAGAAACTCATTGAAAGTTTATTCTTAATATATCTCAGGGGTTCCAACACTCAGGCTTGTTGTTATTTCGAGGAAAAATCACTTTTATTTCCTGATTTTTAGGTGTTTAAGAAGCACTAGCGTTTGTAGGTTATTTAAGAGTTGATGCTGATGATTCAAAAATAAAAAAGAAATAAAATCAAAATCAAAAATTTAGATAAATTCATAATATACTTATTAAATAATTAATGTATAGACTCAACTGCTTTAAAAACCGTCATGGTCTACTCTCCTCTCTTCAAATATTGATATAATGTTTCCCGACTGATACCCAAGTCGCGTGCAACCTGTGCTTTTTTATCGCCGGCAACCACGCGGCGATATAGTTCGGTCATTTCACTCTCCGAGAGTGATTTTTTGCGGCCACGGTAAGCGCCCCTCTGTTTGGCTAATGCAATCCCTTCGCGCTGGCGTTCTTTGATTAAGGCGCGCTCAAATTCAGCAAATGCGCCCATGACAGATAACATCAGATTGGCCATGGGTGAGTCTTCGCCGGTAAAGCTCAGATGTTCCTTGCAGAACTCAATGCGGACGCCGCGTTGCGTCAACAGTTGAACGAGGCGGTGTAAATCATCAAGATTACGGGCCAGACGATCCATGCTATGCACCAACACGGTATCGCCACTACGGACGAAACTCAGCAATGCCTCCAGTTCCGGTCGTTTGATATCCTTGCCCGAGGCTTTGTCGGTAAAAATGCGATCGACTGTGATGCCTTCGAGCTGCCGCTCTGAATTTTGGTCAAAAGTACTGACCCGAATATAGCCAATACGTTGTCCCGTCATTAATTATCCCCAAAAGTGTCAGAGATAACTCTATAACCTTTGTTTCTTTGTGTCAATAAATAGAAAATTTGATTCTATTCTGACAGTTTTGTGATGAGAGCCTGACATCAGGATAGGGTATAGCTCAATCTGACAATAGGAGAACTGTATGCTTGATAAAAGGAATGACCGTGGCGATATACTTAGGTTTCGCTTGTCGACCCCTGTGGACATCGGCTCACTGGCCGCTCTTCGCTGGAAGCTCTGCACGGATGATTCGCCGGTGACTGACTCTTCAGCTAGAAAAAAATTCATTGCGGCATTCCAATCCGCTCTGATGAACATCGAAGAACAGGGCAGATTCGTGCCTTTTGTAGCTGAAAGTAACAGCCAGATCGTCGCAGTCTTGTCGATAATCAAAGTGGCAAAAATTCCTCACCCCGACGACATCAATGGTCAATGGGGATATCTAACAAATGTTTACACATTGCCGGAATTTCGGAA harbors:
- a CDS encoding transposase, producing the protein MSTQIHVGLSGRFLRSACLSEGQRSDMKAFTELWIKGNGRKVSYIIADKGVDFFDVRKLIRDSGKSPVIPRRKGAVCTGIQPNDKEKYKTRSAIERFFFSIKEQKRLALRFDKLDITFFSFFAIACLKVFNLLC
- a CDS encoding transposase — its product is MKNRHYPLKECDFIKIIEPHIIKYDKRPGRPASISHYQFFSAVLYVLRTGIPWRDVPDLYGHWHTIYMRFKRWSENGLFWNLLYRLQQKKKIKMDCTWVDSTTVAIHRHGSGSLKKRDLNR
- a CDS encoding DDE-type integrase/transposase/recombinase yields the protein MPVFHFFIPLKNREYLNINFVNSAILGWALAGHRRTELCLAALQMAYWRRKPDKGLIYHSDRGSQYTSSEYGQHLSVIGMRASHSDKGSAGIMPLLSASSAL
- a CDS encoding plasmid partition protein ParG; translation: MSNKKIIFGVKPDRPDIDSWVETRAIEETKKVPEKMKRLTIDIPESLHKAVKSACALRGTKIADEVRGLLNHEFRSDLVRQRE
- the parA gene encoding ParA family partition ATPase, with amino-acid sequence MIISVLNQKGGVGKTTLSINIAAQLSLNGKRTLLLDADPQGSSLDWAAARDEESLFTVVGLPRATLHKEIRKFAEDYEHIIIDGPPRVTELARSAIMAADMVIIPVQPSPYDVWAAQEVIALINEAKIYKENIKSVFVVNRKIANTAIGRDVCDALATYSTDVLHSTVTQRVIFAESAAAGKAVFELEPHSSAAKEISALVDEILELPS
- a CDS encoding type II toxin-antitoxin system VapC family toxin yields the protein MKKYMLDTNICIYLIKKCPPEIVKKFDNYRKGEIIISAITWAELCCGIKKEGRDTVENLLSVLDVEPFGIKQADKYGELTHFFPNRKANLDRMIAAHAISLNVTLVTNNIDDFCSYTRVGLSIENWVSSHK
- a CDS encoding antitoxin, which codes for MSTFNTRQFRAGNSQAVRIPAKMAFPPQTELVVYREGNRIIVEPKERTLGDIPRILHTLNQNFIGRRPEFEENKRDWS
- a CDS encoding recombinase family protein; translated protein: MTGQRIGYIRVSTFDQNSERQLEGITVDRIFTDKASGKDIKRPELEALLSFVRSGDTVLVHSMDRLARNLDDLHRLVQLLTQRGVRIEFCKEHLSFTGEDSPMANLMLSVMGAFAEFERALIKERQREGIALAKQRGAYRGRKKSLSESEMTELYRRVVAGDKKAQVARDLGISRETLYQYLKRGE
- a CDS encoding GNAT family N-acetyltransferase — encoded protein: MLDKRNDRGDILRFRLSTPVDIGSLAALRWKLCTDDSPVTDSSARKKFIAAFQSALMNIEEQGRFVPFVAESNSQIVAVLSIIKVAKIPHPDDINGQWGYLTNVYTLPEFRNKGTGGRLLAEAKNWAEAQQLELLVVWPSDKSYAFYERAGFRREADPLVLKL